In the Pseudomonas sp. ADAK2 genome, one interval contains:
- a CDS encoding ABC transporter permease, which yields MLLSLEPRGQQSRLMLWCSPLLAAVLTLGCGSMLFIALGHDPLLTLHTLLIAPISDLYGISELLVKALPILLCALGLAVAYQARIWNIGAEGQLLLGALAGSALAVNIIGMQSRWALVFILLAGTLAGAAWAGLTAWLRTRFNANEILTSIMLNYIALNLLLFCVHGPLKDPAGFNFPESAMFGDASRLPLLMEDGRVHAGVYFALLALVAVWVLLQKSFVGFQIRVLGLDKRAAGFVGFREKRLIWLALLISGGLAGLAGVCEVTGPIGQLVPQVSPGYGYAAITVAFLGRLNPIGILFSSLLMALLYIGGESAQMSMNLPQAITQLFQGMMLFFLLASDVLILYRPRLNLRWARRAPATAVTAGAL from the coding sequence ATGCTGCTTTCTCTCGAACCCCGTGGCCAGCAATCACGCCTGATGTTGTGGTGCTCGCCGTTGCTGGCGGCTGTGCTGACGCTGGGCTGCGGCTCTATGTTGTTTATCGCCTTGGGCCACGACCCGTTGCTGACCTTGCACACCTTGCTGATCGCACCGATCAGCGACTTGTATGGCATCTCCGAATTGCTGGTCAAAGCGCTGCCGATTCTGCTCTGCGCGTTGGGCCTGGCGGTGGCGTATCAGGCACGAATCTGGAACATCGGCGCCGAAGGCCAGTTGCTGCTCGGCGCCCTGGCCGGCAGCGCACTCGCGGTGAATATCATCGGCATGCAAAGCCGCTGGGCGCTGGTGTTTATCCTGTTGGCCGGCACCCTCGCCGGGGCCGCGTGGGCCGGGCTGACGGCGTGGTTACGCACACGCTTCAACGCCAACGAAATCCTCACCAGCATCATGCTCAACTACATCGCCCTCAACCTGCTGCTGTTCTGCGTGCACGGGCCGCTGAAAGATCCGGCCGGGTTCAACTTTCCGGAGTCGGCGATGTTCGGTGATGCCAGCCGTTTGCCGTTGTTGATGGAGGACGGTCGGGTTCACGCCGGGGTGTATTTCGCTTTGCTGGCGTTGGTTGCCGTGTGGGTATTGCTGCAGAAAAGCTTTGTCGGGTTCCAGATCAGAGTGCTCGGCCTGGACAAGCGCGCGGCAGGGTTTGTCGGCTTTCGCGAGAAGCGCTTGATCTGGCTGGCGCTGTTGATCAGCGGCGGTTTGGCCGGGCTGGCTGGGGTTTGTGAAGTCACCGGGCCAATCGGTCAATTGGTGCCGCAAGTCTCGCCGGGCTACGGCTATGCGGCGATCACCGTGGCGTTTCTCGGTCGGCTCAATCCCATCGGCATTCTGTTTTCCAGCCTGTTGATGGCGCTGCTGTACATCGGCGGCGAGAGCGCGCAGATGAGCATGAACCTGCCGCAAGCCATCACCCAATTGTTCCAGGGGATGATGCTGTTTTTCCTGCTGGCCAGTGATGTGCTGATTCTCTACCGACCGCGTTTGAACCTGCGCTGGGCCCGCCGCGCACCCGCCACCGCCGTAACCGCAGGAGCGCTGTGA
- a CDS encoding ABC transporter permease, giving the protein MDIDLLSNIFYAMVRCGTPLLLVALGELICEKSGVLNLGQEGMMLFGAVIGFIVALNSGNLWLGVLLAMLAGMLLSSLFALVALVFNANQVATGLALTIFGVGLSTFVGAAWVGKPLAGFEPVAIPYLSEIPLIGRMLFAQDLLVYLSFALFALVAWVIVKSRVGLIIQAVGENPDAASAMGLPVLGVRTLAVLFGGAMAGLAGAYLSLAYTPMWAENMSAGRGWIALALVVFASWRVWRLLLGAYLFGLASILHLVAQGLGLAIPSSLLAMLPYVATIVVLVLLSRDAVRTRLYAPVSLGQPWQGGH; this is encoded by the coding sequence ATGGATATCGATCTGCTGAGCAATATTTTCTACGCCATGGTCCGTTGCGGTACGCCGTTGCTGCTGGTGGCGCTGGGCGAACTGATCTGCGAGAAGAGCGGCGTCCTCAACCTGGGCCAGGAAGGCATGATGCTGTTTGGCGCAGTGATCGGTTTTATCGTCGCGTTGAACAGCGGCAATCTGTGGCTCGGCGTGTTGCTGGCGATGTTGGCCGGGATGCTGCTGTCGTCGCTGTTTGCCTTGGTGGCGTTGGTGTTCAACGCCAATCAGGTGGCTACCGGTCTGGCGCTGACGATTTTCGGTGTGGGTCTGTCGACGTTTGTCGGTGCCGCGTGGGTCGGCAAACCGCTGGCGGGTTTTGAGCCGGTGGCGATTCCGTATTTGAGTGAGATTCCGCTGATCGGGCGGATGCTGTTTGCTCAGGATCTGCTGGTGTACTTGTCGTTCGCGCTGTTTGCGCTGGTGGCGTGGGTAATTGTGAAAAGTCGTGTGGGTTTGATCATTCAAGCGGTCGGGGAAAACCCGGATGCCGCCAGTGCGATGGGCTTGCCGGTGCTCGGTGTGCGTACCTTGGCGGTGTTGTTCGGCGGGGCGATGGCCGGGTTGGCCGGGGCGTATTTGTCCCTGGCCTATACGCCGATGTGGGCGGAAAACATGAGCGCCGGGCGCGGCTGGATTGCCTTGGCGCTGGTGGTGTTTGCCAGTTGGCGGGTGTGGCGGTTGCTGCTCGGGGCGTATCTGTTCGGACTCGCCAGCATCCTGCATTTGGTGGCGCAGGGGTTGGGGCTGGCGATTCCTTCCAGTTTGTTGGCGATGCTGCCGTATGTCGCGACCATTGTGGTGTTGGTGTTGTTGTCCCGGGATGCGGTGCGCACGCGGTTATATGCGCCGGTGTCGTTGGGGCAGCCGTGGCAGGGAGGGCATTAG
- a CDS encoding MerR family transcriptional regulator, with protein sequence MRIGELAQASAVSRDTLRFYEQRGLIAAQRSANGYRDYPADMVQLVLYIKTAQRLGFTLGEIGNSVAALWRSPDPDSAVTQLLQDKLKLIETRMDELGALRNELQQRLGQRCPLNP encoded by the coding sequence ATGCGCATCGGTGAATTAGCCCAGGCCAGCGCCGTCAGCCGCGACACGCTGCGCTTCTACGAGCAGCGCGGGTTGATCGCGGCGCAACGCAGTGCCAATGGCTATCGCGACTACCCGGCGGACATGGTGCAACTGGTGCTGTACATCAAGACCGCTCAACGACTGGGCTTTACCCTCGGCGAGATCGGCAATAGCGTCGCCGCGTTGTGGCGGTCGCCCGACCCGGACAGTGCCGTTACGCAATTGCTGCAAGACAAGCTCAAGCTGATCGAAACCCGAATGGACGAACTCGGCGCCCTGCGCAACGAGTTGCAGCAAAGGCTCGGTCAGCGTTGTCCTTTGAATCCATGA
- a CDS encoding SDR family oxidoreductase produces MSTAKTALIIGASRGLGLGLVKTLLADGWQVTATVRNPQNAEALQALGKVRIEKLDMDDQQAVIALSQQLKGEVFDLLFVNAGVKGPDVQTPGGATLAEVGQLFFTNAVAPINLAQRFVGQIRDGSGVLAFMSSVLGSVTMPDAPELALYKASKAALNSMTNSFVTQLGEQKLTVLSLHPGWVKTDMGGEGADLDVETSTRGLVDQVNAYTGKGGHHFVNYKGETIPW; encoded by the coding sequence ATGTCCACGGCAAAAACCGCACTCATCATCGGCGCCTCCCGGGGCCTGGGCCTCGGCCTGGTGAAAACCCTGCTGGCCGACGGCTGGCAAGTCACCGCCACCGTGCGCAACCCGCAGAACGCCGAGGCGCTGCAAGCGCTGGGCAAGGTACGGATTGAAAAACTCGACATGGATGATCAGCAGGCCGTCATCGCGCTGAGCCAGCAACTCAAGGGCGAAGTGTTTGATCTGTTGTTCGTGAACGCCGGGGTCAAGGGGCCGGACGTGCAGACGCCGGGCGGCGCGACATTGGCCGAAGTCGGGCAGCTGTTTTTCACCAACGCCGTGGCACCGATCAACCTGGCCCAGCGTTTCGTCGGGCAGATTCGTGATGGCAGCGGCGTGTTGGCATTCATGAGTTCGGTGCTGGGCAGCGTGACCATGCCCGACGCGCCGGAACTGGCGTTGTACAAGGCCAGCAAGGCAGCGTTGAACTCCATGACCAATAGCTTTGTGACACAGCTGGGCGAGCAGAAACTTACCGTGCTGTCGCTGCATCCGGGTTGGGTGAAAACCGATATGGGCGGCGAAGGCGCGGACCTGGATGTGGAAACCAGCACCCGTGGCTTGGTCGATCAGGTGAACGCATACACCGGCAAGGGCGGGCATCACTTCGTGAACTACAAGGGTGAAACCATTCCCTGGTAA
- a CDS encoding 8-oxoguanine deaminase → MPATRTWLKNPLAIFTANGLDARGGLVVQDGVIVELLAAGQQPSAPCGHVFDAREHVILPGLINTHHHFYQTLTRAWAPVVNQPLFPWLKTLYPVWARLTPEKLALASKVALAELLLSGCTTAADHHYLFPEGLENAIDVQVESVRELGMRAMLTRGSMSLGEKDGGLPPQQTVQQGEVILDDSQRLIAAYHERGDGAQIQIALAPCSPFSVTPEIMSASAELANKLDVRLHTHLAETLDEEDFCLQRFDLRTVDYLDSVGWLGPRTWLAHGIHFNPDEIARLGAAGTGICHCPSSNMRLASGICPTLDLTAAGALLGLGVDGSASNDASNMMLETRQALYIQRLRYGAEKITPELVLGWATKGSASLLGRSDIGELAVGKQADLALFKLDELRFSGSHDPVSALLLCGADRADRVMIGGKWRVIDGQVEGLDLKGLIADHSQAARQLIAGV, encoded by the coding sequence ATGCCTGCGACCCGTACCTGGTTAAAAAATCCCCTCGCGATCTTCACTGCCAATGGCCTCGATGCCCGTGGCGGCCTGGTGGTGCAAGACGGTGTGATCGTCGAACTGCTCGCCGCCGGCCAGCAACCGTCCGCGCCCTGTGGACACGTGTTCGATGCCCGCGAGCATGTGATCCTGCCCGGCCTGATCAACACCCATCACCATTTCTATCAAACCCTGACCCGCGCCTGGGCGCCGGTGGTTAACCAGCCGTTGTTCCCGTGGCTGAAAACCCTGTACCCGGTCTGGGCGCGCCTCACCCCGGAAAAACTCGCCCTCGCCAGCAAAGTCGCGCTGGCGGAATTGCTGCTCTCCGGCTGCACCACGGCGGCCGATCACCATTACCTGTTCCCCGAAGGCCTGGAAAACGCGATCGACGTGCAAGTCGAAAGTGTTCGCGAATTGGGCATGCGCGCCATGCTGACCCGCGGCTCGATGAGCCTCGGCGAAAAGGACGGTGGCCTGCCGCCGCAGCAAACCGTGCAGCAAGGTGAAGTGATCCTCGACGACAGCCAGCGCCTGATCGCCGCGTACCACGAACGTGGCGACGGCGCGCAAATCCAGATCGCCCTGGCGCCGTGCTCGCCGTTCTCGGTAACCCCGGAAATCATGTCCGCCAGCGCCGAACTGGCGAACAAACTCGACGTGCGCCTGCACACTCATCTCGCCGAAACCCTCGACGAAGAAGACTTCTGCCTGCAACGCTTCGACCTGCGCACCGTCGATTACCTGGACAGCGTCGGCTGGCTCGGCCCCCGCACTTGGCTGGCCCACGGCATTCATTTCAACCCGGACGAAATCGCCCGTCTCGGCGCCGCCGGTACCGGCATTTGCCACTGCCCAAGCTCGAACATGCGCCTGGCCTCCGGCATCTGCCCGACGCTGGACCTGACCGCCGCGGGTGCGTTGCTGGGTCTGGGCGTGGACGGTTCGGCGTCCAACGATGCATCGAACATGATGCTCGAAACCCGTCAGGCGCTTTATATCCAGCGCCTGCGCTATGGCGCCGAGAAGATCACCCCGGAACTGGTCCTCGGTTGGGCGACCAAGGGCTCGGCGAGTTTGCTCGGGCGTAGCGATATCGGCGAGCTGGCGGTGGGCAAGCAGGCGGATCTGGCGTTGTTCAAACTGGATGAACTGCGGTTCTCCGGCAGCCATGATCCGGTGTCGGCGCTGCTGTTGTGCGGGGCGGATCGCGCGGATCGGGTGATGATCGGCGGCAAGTGGCGGGTGATTGATGGGCAGGTTGAGGGGTTGGATCTGAAGGGGTTGATTGCAGATCACAGCCAGGCGGCTCGGCAGTTGATTGCTGGCGTCTGA
- a CDS encoding IS3 family transposase (programmed frameshift) has translation MGKYTVQAKLSAVQDYCTGEAGLRDVAHRHDVDFSSLRQWVAAYKVHGPAALEVKKVQHYSAEFRMSVLKRMREEQLSYRQVAALFDIRKFNIVGDWQRRYDEGGENALLSQPRRTGSTKKMPKPPEPAQPLLPDESCSRDELIAELNQLRLENDYLKKARCLGSEETSSATEKAQIVIELRQRHSLDALLKITGLARSTFYYQQKVLQAADKYAELKAKICEVFNKEEGKFGYRRVTLAVRKAGFLINYKTVQRLMAELDLKCRVRVKKYRAYKGEVGRAAPNLLNRDFQASQPNQKWVTDVTEFKVGGQKLYLSPILDLYNAEIISYDIARRPLFSMVGAMLSKAFARLKPGEKPILHSDQGWQYRMPIYDQRLKEHSVTASMSRKGNCYDNAAMESFFGTLKSEFFYLNKFSNLDELQTGLVDYIDYYNHRRIKLRLNGMSPVEYRTQSVQA, from the exons ATGGGGAAGTACACGGTTCAAGCGAAGCTGTCAGCGGTACAGGATTACTGCACCGGCGAAGCGGGGCTTAGAGATGTAGCGCATCGTCACGACGTGGATTTTTCGTCGTTGCGCCAGTGGGTCGCGGCCTACAAGGTGCACGGCCCGGCCGCTCTGGAAGTAAAAAAAGTGCAGCACTACAGTGCTGAATTCAGGATGTCCGTCTTGAAGCGGATGCGTGAAGAGCAGCTTTCCTACCGTCAAGTGGCCGCGCTATTTGATATCCGGAAATTCAACATCGTCGGCGATTGGCAGCGCCGCTATGATGAGGGCGGTGAAAATGCCCTGCTCAGCCAACCCAGACGAACTGGATCTACAAAGAAAATGCCCAAACCGCCCGAACCTGCCCAGCCTCTGTTACCTGATGAGTCCTGTTCCCGGGATGAGTTGATCGCAGAACTGAATCAACTTCGGCTGGAAAATGATTATCTAAA AAAAGCTCGATGCCTTGGTTCAGAAGAAACGAGCAGCGCAACAGAAAAAGCGCAAATCGTAATTGAACTGAGGCAGCGGCACTCTCTCGACGCCTTGTTGAAAATCACCGGATTGGCGCGCAGCACGTTCTACTATCAGCAGAAAGTGCTCCAGGCGGCTGATAAGTATGCGGAGCTGAAAGCCAAGATATGTGAGGTCTTCAACAAAGAAGAAGGTAAGTTTGGCTATCGCCGCGTAACGCTGGCAGTGCGCAAGGCCGGTTTCTTGATCAACTACAAGACCGTGCAACGCCTTATGGCTGAACTTGACCTCAAATGCCGAGTACGTGTGAAGAAGTACCGCGCCTACAAAGGTGAAGTGGGGCGAGCCGCCCCCAATCTTCTGAACCGCGATTTCCAAGCATCACAACCCAATCAGAAATGGGTAACCGACGTCACGGAGTTTAAGGTGGGAGGACAGAAGCTGTATCTATCGCCAATTCTGGACCTCTATAACGCCGAGATCATTTCCTACGATATCGCCAGACGGCCGTTGTTCAGCATGGTCGGGGCAATGCTTAGTAAAGCTTTTGCGCGACTAAAACCGGGCGAAAAACCCATCTTGCACTCAGACCAAGGCTGGCAGTACAGGATGCCTATTTATGACCAGCGCCTAAAAGAGCACTCGGTCACAGCGAGCATGTCGCGCAAAGGGAACTGTTACGACAACGCGGCCATGGAAAGCTTCTTTGGCACGCTCAAATCCGAATTCTTTTACCTGAACAAATTCAGTAATCTTGACGAGCTTCAGACCGGATTAGTGGACTACATCGACTATTACAATCACCGGCGCATCAAGCTGAGACTAAATGGAATGAGCCCTGTGGAATACAGGACCCAATCCGTTCAGGCCTAG
- a CDS encoding calcium:proton antiporter, whose amino-acid sequence MLTLLKQESFLLLAVLAAAIAYPLEHLMLHSGQAVALAAGLVLIAFIVAASMRVAHHAELLAEKVGDPYGTMILTLAAVLVEVVILAIMMSNEASPTLVRDTIYSAVMLDINGILGLAALMGGIKHGEQSYNDDSARSYSVMILTAMGVSMVVPEFIPEANWKIYSAFTIGAMVVLYTLFLRMQVGPHSYFFSYSYPEKRRKKDPEEEAEAVNVPLSIATLVFGVVVIGALAEVMSKTLDLGLEGTGAPPVITAILVAAISAAPEILTALRAALANRMQSVVNIAMGASLSTVILTVPVMEAMALYTGQPFQMAMTPVQTVMIFLTLIVSAINLNDGETNAIEGMTHFVLFATFIMLSLLGL is encoded by the coding sequence ATGCTCACACTCCTCAAGCAAGAAAGTTTCCTGCTGCTGGCCGTCCTCGCCGCCGCCATCGCCTACCCGCTGGAGCACTTGATGTTGCACAGCGGCCAGGCCGTCGCACTGGCCGCCGGCCTGGTGCTGATCGCCTTCATCGTCGCCGCGTCCATGCGTGTCGCCCATCACGCCGAACTGCTCGCGGAGAAAGTCGGCGACCCCTACGGCACGATGATCCTGACCCTGGCGGCCGTGCTGGTGGAAGTGGTGATCCTGGCGATCATGATGAGCAACGAAGCCTCGCCGACCCTGGTGCGCGACACGATTTATTCGGCAGTGATGCTCGACATCAACGGCATCCTCGGCCTGGCCGCGTTGATGGGCGGAATCAAGCATGGCGAGCAGTCCTACAACGACGATTCGGCGCGCAGCTACAGCGTGATGATCCTCACCGCCATGGGCGTGTCGATGGTGGTGCCGGAGTTCATTCCCGAAGCCAATTGGAAGATTTATTCGGCGTTCACCATCGGTGCGATGGTCGTGCTCTACACCTTGTTCCTGCGCATGCAGGTCGGGCCGCACAGTTATTTCTTCAGCTACAGCTACCCGGAAAAACGCCGCAAGAAAGACCCCGAGGAAGAAGCCGAAGCGGTCAACGTGCCGCTGAGCATCGCGACCCTGGTGTTTGGCGTGGTGGTGATCGGCGCATTGGCCGAAGTGATGTCCAAGACCCTCGACCTGGGCCTGGAAGGCACAGGTGCGCCGCCGGTCATCACAGCGATCCTGGTGGCCGCAATCTCCGCCGCCCCAGAGATCCTGACCGCGTTGCGCGCAGCCCTGGCCAACCGCATGCAGTCAGTGGTCAACATCGCGATGGGGGCTTCGCTGTCAACCGTGATCCTGACCGTGCCGGTGATGGAAGCGATGGCGCTCTACACCGGCCAGCCGTTTCAAATGGCGATGACCCCGGTGCAGACGGTGATGATCTTCCTGACGTTGATTGTCAGTGCGATCAACCTCAATGACGGGGAGACCAATGCCATTGAGGGCATGACGCATTTTGTGTTGTTTGCGACGTTTATCATGTTGTCGTTGTTGGGCCTCTGA
- a CDS encoding BMP family ABC transporter substrate-binding protein, protein MHKRPLKKLLCAVAAAIGLSASLSASAADPLKVGFVYIGPIGDHGWTYQHEQGRKALAEKFGSQITTNYVENVAEGADAERVIRNMAKDNYDLIFTTSFGYMNPTLKVAKQFPKVTFEHATGYKQDKNLGTYLARTYEGRYVGGFLAAKMTKTKKIGYVASFPIPEVIRDINAIQLALNKYNPGTEIKVVWVNSWFDPGKEADAANALIDQGVDVVFQHTDSPAPIQAAERRGVYAVGYASDMAHFGPKAVLTSIVNDWGPHYIQATQSVLDHNWKSQDYWGGLKEGTVELPISDLVPAPVKAEAEQIIADIKSGALHPFTGPIKDQAGVEKIRAGATASNAELASMNYYVEGMKADIPK, encoded by the coding sequence ATGCATAAACGTCCGTTGAAGAAGTTGCTGTGCGCCGTTGCAGCGGCCATCGGTCTGAGCGCCAGCCTGAGCGCCAGTGCCGCCGACCCGCTGAAAGTCGGCTTCGTCTATATCGGCCCGATCGGTGACCACGGCTGGACGTATCAACATGAACAGGGGCGCAAGGCGCTGGCGGAGAAGTTCGGTTCGCAGATCACCACCAACTACGTGGAGAACGTCGCCGAAGGCGCCGACGCTGAGCGGGTGATCCGCAACATGGCCAAGGACAACTACGACCTGATTTTCACCACGTCTTTCGGCTACATGAACCCGACGCTGAAAGTCGCCAAGCAATTCCCCAAGGTGACCTTCGAGCACGCCACCGGCTACAAGCAGGACAAGAACCTTGGCACCTACCTGGCGCGCACCTACGAGGGGCGCTACGTCGGCGGCTTCCTTGCGGCGAAGATGACCAAGACCAAGAAGATCGGCTACGTCGCTTCGTTCCCGATCCCGGAAGTGATCCGCGACATCAACGCCATTCAACTGGCCCTGAACAAGTACAACCCGGGCACCGAGATCAAAGTGGTGTGGGTCAACTCGTGGTTCGATCCGGGCAAAGAGGCCGATGCCGCCAACGCGCTGATCGACCAGGGCGTGGACGTGGTGTTCCAGCACACCGACAGCCCGGCACCGATCCAGGCCGCCGAGCGGCGCGGCGTGTACGCCGTGGGCTACGCTTCGGACATGGCGCACTTCGGGCCGAAAGCGGTGCTGACCTCCATCGTCAACGACTGGGGCCCGCACTACATTCAAGCGACGCAGAGCGTGCTCGACCACAACTGGAAATCCCAGGATTACTGGGGCGGCTTGAAGGAAGGCACGGTTGAACTGCCGATCAGCGATTTGGTGCCAGCGCCGGTGAAAGCCGAAGCCGAGCAGATCATTGCCGACATCAAGAGCGGTGCGCTGCATCCGTTTACCGGGCCGATCAAGGACCAGGCCGGTGTCGAGAAAATCCGGGCGGGGGCGACGGCGAGTAATGCGGAACTGGCGTCGATGAATTATTACGTGGAAGGCATGAAGGCCGACATTCCGAAGTAA
- a CDS encoding 2-oxoglutarate and iron-dependent oxygenase domain-containing protein, producing MNQLPIIDIAPLYTDDQDAWQTVANHIDRACRDWGFFYIKGHPISANRIEAVLDHAQRFFALPAAEKLKIDITQTRHHRGYGAIATEQLDPSKPSDLKETFDMGLHLPADHPEVLAEKPLRGPNRHPSMPGWEALMEQHYLDMQALAQTLLRAMTMALGIERDFFDTRFNEPVSVLRMIHYPPRHTASSEEQQGAGAHTDYGCITLLYQDAAGGLQVRNVKGEWIDAPPIEGTFVVNLGDMMARWSNDRYLSTPHRVISPLGVDRYSMPFFAEPHPDTPIECLPGCQDELHPAKYPVTTCAEFLLSRFADTYAYRREPQTV from the coding sequence ATGAATCAGCTCCCGATCATCGACATCGCCCCGCTCTACACCGACGACCAGGATGCCTGGCAAACCGTCGCCAACCACATCGACCGCGCCTGCCGCGACTGGGGCTTTTTCTACATCAAGGGTCATCCGATCAGCGCGAACCGCATCGAAGCGGTGCTCGACCACGCCCAACGCTTCTTCGCCCTGCCCGCCGCCGAAAAGCTCAAGATCGACATCACCCAGACCCGACACCATCGCGGCTACGGCGCCATCGCCACCGAGCAACTGGACCCGAGCAAACCCAGCGATCTGAAAGAAACCTTCGACATGGGCCTGCACCTGCCGGCCGATCATCCTGAAGTGCTGGCAGAAAAACCGCTGCGTGGCCCCAATCGCCATCCGTCGATGCCCGGTTGGGAAGCACTGATGGAGCAGCATTACCTCGACATGCAGGCCCTCGCGCAAACTTTGTTGCGAGCCATGACGATGGCCCTCGGCATTGAGCGGGACTTCTTCGACACACGGTTTAACGAGCCAGTCAGCGTACTGCGAATGATCCATTACCCGCCGCGCCACACCGCCAGCTCCGAAGAACAACAAGGCGCCGGCGCCCACACCGATTACGGTTGCATCACCCTGCTCTACCAGGACGCCGCCGGTGGCCTGCAAGTGCGCAACGTCAAAGGTGAATGGATCGACGCGCCGCCGATCGAAGGCACGTTCGTGGTGAATCTCGGCGACATGATGGCGCGCTGGAGCAACGACCGTTACCTGTCGACACCGCATCGGGTCATCAGCCCGCTGGGCGTGGACCGTTATTCGATGCCGTTCTTCGCCGAGCCGCATCCCGACACACCCATCGAATGCCTGCCTGGTTGCCAGGATGAACTGCACCCGGCGAAATATCCGGTCACCACCTGCGCTGAATTCCTGCTGTCACGCTTCGCCGATACCTACGCCTATAGACGGGAACCGCAAACAGTTTGA
- a CDS encoding adenosine deaminase, translating to MYDWLNALPKAELHLHLEGSLEPELLFALAERNKIALPWDDVETLRKAYAFNNLQEFLDLYYKGADVLRTSQDFYDLTWAYLLRCKAQNVIHTEPFFDPQTHTDRGVPFEVVLNGIAAALKDGEQQLGITSGLILSFLRHLSEDEAQKTLDQALPFRDAFVAVGLDSSEMGHPPSKFQRVFDRARHEGFLTVAHAGEEGPPEYIWEAIDLLKIQRIDHGVRAIEDERLMQRIIDEQIPLTVCPLSNTKLCVFDHMSQHNILDMLERGVKVTVNSDDPAYFGGYVTENFHALYTDLGMTQDQAKRLAQNSLDARLVKP from the coding sequence ATGTACGACTGGCTGAACGCCCTGCCCAAGGCAGAACTGCACTTGCACCTGGAAGGCTCGCTGGAGCCCGAGCTGCTGTTCGCCCTGGCTGAACGCAACAAGATCGCCCTGCCGTGGGACGACGTCGAAACCCTGCGCAAGGCCTACGCCTTCAACAACCTGCAGGAATTTCTCGACCTGTACTACAAGGGCGCCGACGTGCTGCGCACCTCCCAGGATTTCTACGACCTGACCTGGGCCTACCTGTTGCGTTGCAAGGCGCAGAACGTGATTCACACCGAACCGTTCTTCGACCCGCAGACCCACACCGACCGTGGTGTGCCGTTCGAAGTGGTACTCAACGGCATCGCTGCCGCACTGAAAGATGGCGAGCAGCAACTGGGCATCACCAGCGGTTTGATCCTGAGCTTCCTGCGCCACTTGAGCGAAGACGAAGCACAGAAAACCCTCGACCAGGCGCTGCCATTCCGTGATGCGTTTGTCGCTGTCGGTCTGGACAGTTCGGAGATGGGTCATCCGCCGAGCAAGTTCCAGCGCGTGTTTGATCGGGCCCGCCACGAAGGCTTCCTGACCGTCGCCCATGCCGGTGAAGAAGGCCCGCCGGAGTACATCTGGGAAGCCATCGACTTGCTGAAAATCCAGCGCATCGACCATGGCGTGCGCGCCATCGAAGACGAGCGCTTGATGCAGCGAATCATCGACGAGCAGATCCCGTTGACCGTGTGCCCGTTGTCGAACACCAAGCTTTGCGTGTTCGATCACATGTCCCAGCACAACATCCTCGACATGCTGGAACGTGGGGTGAAAGTGACGGTGAATTCCGATGACCCGGCGTACTTCGGCGGTTATGTCACGGAGAACTTCCATGCGCTGTACACCGATCTGGGCATGACCCAGGATCAGGCCAAGCGGTTGGCGCAGAACAGTCTGGATGCGCGGTTGGTGAAACCCTAA